The Pyricularia oryzae 70-15 chromosome 5, whole genome shotgun sequence genome includes a region encoding these proteins:
- a CDS encoding cytidine and deoxycytidylate deaminase zinc-binding domain-containing protein gives MTSPNNPPDHKALMAQALTLARSSPCLPTNYRVGALLVDPSPSTASSQEPSTPSSPTVLATGYTLELPGNTHAEQCCIAKVSSPAADAPPSTELPGDQQIQQLALPRGRLALYTTMEPCVERLSGNLPCVQRILAYRDFITDVYVGVLEPDTFVKGNSGRAVLEAAGVKVHHVVGLEDEILEVATAGHTRPAPGP, from the coding sequence ACATCCCCAAACAACCCCCCAGACCACAAAGCCCTCATGGCCCAAGCCCTGACCCTCGCCAGATCCTCGCCGTGCCTACCCACAAACTACCGCGTCGGCGCTTTGCTAGTCGACCCATCCCCTTCCACAGCATCATCACAAGAACCCTCCACCCCCTCCTCCCCCACAGTCCTCGCAACAGGCTACACCCTCGAGCTCCCAGGCAACACCCACGCGGAGCAGTGCTGCATCGCCAAGGTCTCCTCGCCAGCAGCCGACGCACCACCCAGCACCGAGCTCCCAGGCGACCAGCAAATACAGCAACTAGCCCTGCCCAGGGGCCGGCTGGCCCTGTACACGACCATGGAGCCGTGCGTGGAGCGCCTGAGCGGCAACCTGCCGTGCGTGCAGCGCATCCTCGCCTACCGGGACTTTATCACCGACGTTTATGTGGGCGTGCTCGAGCCCGACACCTTTGTCAAGGGCAACTCGGGCCGCGCCGTGCTAGAGGCCGCTGGTGTCAAGGTGCATCACGTCGTTGGTCTCGAGGATGAGATTCTCGAGGTTGCAACCGCCGGCCATACTCGCCCTGCCCCCGGGCCGTAG